CTGTCAGGACGACTCTACTCACAGCCCCGCTTTCGAATTCCGTTCCAGCGTTTATGACGTGGAGCGATTTACCGAGAAACCCGATTTAGCTACTGCCGAACGTTTTCTTAAAGAAGGTAATTACTATTGGAATTCCGGCATGTTTGTGTGGCGAGCCTCGGCGATTCTCGATGAGATTCAACGACACTTGCCAGCGGTTTATAAGGTCGTGGAAACCATTCGTGCTGAAAGCCTCGCTGGCGGCGGATTTCAGCAAGCGGTAGAAAAACACTTCGTTGCCATGCCGTCCATCTCCATCGATCATGGTGTGCTGGAAAACTCGGATCGTGTTTCGCTGATCCCCTGCGATATTGGCTGGAATGATGTTGGCAGTTGGCAAGCGGTGCATGAAATTTCCGGCAAGGATGAAAATGGTAATGCTTTGCAAGGCAATGTTATCGCCGTGGATTGCAAAAACAGCTTGATTCGTGCCGAAAAACGCTTGATCGCAGTGATTGGAGTGGAAGATCTGTGTGTGGTTGAGACGGCCGATGCCGTGTTAATCGCTAAAAAAGACCAAACTCAGCGTGTGCGCGAGGTGGTGGATGCGTTGGAGGAAAAGGGCGCGACCGAGCATGTCCAGCATATGAAAGTGATGCGTCCGTGGGGTAACTATGCCGTGCTCGAAGTCGATCCAGAAGGCTTCAAGATCAAGCGTATCGAAGTCGCGCCCGGCGCACGGCTCAGCCTGCAAAGCCATAAACAGCGTTCCGAACATTGGGTAGTCGTTTCTGGTACGGCAACCGTCACCAATGGCGATGAAGTTATCACTGTGCATAAGAACCAGAGTACCTACATTCCGATAGGTGCGAAACATCGTCTGGAAAATCGCAGCAGTGAGCCTTTGCATATTGTCGAGATACAAGTCGGCGATTATTTGGATGAAAACGATATCCAGCGCTA
The Patescibacteria group bacterium genome window above contains:
- a CDS encoding mannose-1-phosphate guanylyltransferase/mannose-6-phosphate isomerase, with protein sequence MSQKDICAVILAGGSGGRLWPLSRQNLPKQFLSLDGGVSMLQATINRLSPVIAKKNVLIITQEAHAKGESYHSLLPYQSLFEPIGRNTAPAIALAAAYLTSNGADPVMVVLPSDHVIKDEVRFRLYLDIAIQAAEEGKLVTFGIQPTRPDTGFGYIKTKSRIDNNGFQRCQDDSTHSPAFEFRSSVYDVERFTEKPDLATAERFLKEGNYYWNSGMFVWRASAILDEIQRHLPAVYKVVETIRAESLAGGGFQQAVEKHFVAMPSISIDHGVLENSDRVSLIPCDIGWNDVGSWQAVHEISGKDENGNALQGNVIAVDCKNSLIRAEKRLIAVIGVEDLCVVETADAVLIAKKDQTQRVREVVDALEEKGATEHVQHMKVMRPWGNYAVLEVDPEGFKIKRIEVAPGARLSLQSHKQRSEHWVVVSGTATVTNGDEVITVHKNQSTYIPIGAKHRLENRSSEPLHIVEIQVGDYLDENDIQRYEDNYGR